A genomic region of Lytechinus pictus isolate F3 Inbred chromosome 2, Lp3.0, whole genome shotgun sequence contains the following coding sequences:
- the LOC135153189 gene encoding cilia- and flagella-associated protein 90-like → MDSELSPRKTLKEYPGLMEDGHPLAAKSAFCFVPTKRNDPAEMNAFNSKVPPKGHSTYDRLFNWSEGYNNKLHRCDREHAKSKGLTVNDEEKEKVTPTLSSSNYGHKLDQFADPPGRAHVRVGHVKSEFYRRTGINISKSEN, encoded by the exons atggATTCGGAACTTTCACCAAGGAAGACACTGAAAGAGTACCCTGGTTTGATGGAAGATGGACATCCACTCGCTGCAAAGTCAGCGTTTTGTTTCGTtccaacaaaaagaaatgacCCTGCCGAGATGAACGCTTTCAACAGTAAAGTGCCG CCCAAGGGTCATTCCACATATGATCGACTTTTCAATTGGTCAGAAGGGTATAACAACAAGCTTCATCGATGCGACAGGGAACATGCCAAATCCAAAGGACTAACGGTTAATGATGAG GAGAAGGAGAAAGTCACACCcactttatcatcatcaaactACGGTCATAAGCTGGACCAGTTTGCGGATCCTCCCGGACGTGCTCATGTCCGCGTCGGCCATGTTAAATCCGAATTCTACAGGCGGACGGGGATCAACATTTccaaaagtgaaaattga
- the LOC135153190 gene encoding engulfment and cell motility protein 1-like, translating to MATPAQQVQLTLIDPTQRTDPNIIRLAIVMAGKGGKLYCLDQGKPLKEIVEEVCSDYSINTATATEYALQYAEGEKYITEENRKDLTNGDMLKLTDSPNKSALDIYNKLQSSTPEDIRSALVRLSTASTDLTFAQDFISNHGVDLLVKMVEEGNQNGEPLSLTLKSFIELLDHNIISWDTLSANYVKKIASFVNRSGGTDVQVTERALNILESSILNSTKLYNVIANEITFHNMTQHLENAQNPGIQQNCLALMNALCLKAPEDRKKRFEEALSARTIRVVIMEKIIRSQNIGTEMTHQLYVFQQLTFNLLEKRRMTHIDTSSTKHKEFIEELRSHAFGHDMDSTRGPANDYKRLGFQNAEHPIKDFMEVPPGLLALECTTHFANEHNEDYTRVVLENCSRADEHECPFARSSIALTKMLCEILRVGESPNETGAEYYPMFFSCDSSFEEFFCQCIKLFNKTWREMRASLEDFPKVMNVVQDQIKRALKVKEQYKPTTMENFWSKLQHFNYSEILKLRHQERDNKEEGAAQARPVVDLRNQIKPEMIELIRQQRLRFLVEGTMFNKYNQRGRAQDRFWFCRLSPNHKMIHHGDIETHQSPPSYEALTNKIAVADIQEIQTGKDCQHVRNVRVDGSLAFSILHQLDHRLDFIARSQEMFDMWTDGLNVLLGKPMQSKQKEADLEALLGMEMKIRLLDMVNIPIPTTAPVIPPPPTDYNFYYDQI from the exons ATGGCAACCCCAGCGCAGCAAGTGCAACTGACCCTGATTGACCCGACACAGCGGACGGATCCAAATATCATTCGTTTGGCCATTGTGATGGCTGGAAAGGGTGGCAAGCTCTATTGCCTTGATCAG GGTAAACCTTTGAAAGAGATTGTGGAGGAGGTGTGTTCAGATTACAGCATTAATACAGCAACCGCCACAGAGTATGCATTACAGTATGCAGAGGGAGAGAAGTACAtcacagaagaaaacagaaAGGATCTCACCAATGGGGACATGCTCAAACTCACAGACTCGCCT AACAAGTCAGCCCTTGACATCTACAACAAACTTCAATCCAGCACTCCAGAGGATATACGTAGTGCCCTGGTGAGACTCTCTACGGCTTCCACCGATCTGACCTTTGCACAAGATTTCATTTCCAACCATGGTGTGGATCTCCTTGTTAAGATGGTGGAGGAAGGCAACCA GAACGGAGAGCCTCTGTCACTGACACTCAAGTCTTTTATTGAACTGTTGGATCATAATATCATATCTTGGGACACACTTTCTGCAAACTATGTTAAAAAG ATCGCATCGTTTGTGAACCGATCAGGTGGAACAGATGTGCAAGTCACAGAGAGGGCTTTAAATATACTTGAAAGCAGTATCTTAAACAG TACCAAGCTCTACAATGTGATTGCCAATGAGATAACGTTTCACAACATGACTCAACACTTGGAAAATGC TCAAAATCCTGGTATCCAGCAGAATTGTCTTGCCCTGATGAATGCTCTTTGTCTGAAAGCTCCAGAAGACAGGAAAAAG AGATTTGAAGAAGCACTTTCAGCAAGAACGATACGTGTTGTCATCATGGAG AAAATAATCCGCTCTCAGAACATTGGAACAGAGATGACCCACCAGCTATACGTCTTCCAGCaattgacctttaaccttttgGAGAAGCGTAGAATGACTCATATTGACACAAGTAGTACT AAACATAAAGAGTTCATTGAAGAACTGCGATCACATGCGTTTGGTCACGATATGGATTCAACAAGGGGTCCTGCTAATGATTACAAGAGATTAGGCTTTCAG AATGCAGAACACCCTATCAAGGATTTCATGGAAGTCCCTCCAGGATTACTAGCCTTGGAGTGTACCACACACTTTGCCAATGAGCACAATGAGGATTACACAAGG GTTGTGCTAGAAAACTGCTCTCGAGCAGATGAACATGAATGCCCCTTTGCCCGATCTAGCATCGCTCTTACCAAAATGCTCTGTGAAATTCTCAGAGTTGGAGAATCAC CCAATGAAACAGGAGCAGAGTACTATCCAATGTTCTTCTCCTGTGATAGTTCCTTTGAGGAATTCTTCTGTCAATGTATCAAGCTCTTCAACAAGACATGGAGAGAGATGAGGGCATCCCTGGAAGATTTCCCAAAG GTAATGAATGTTGTCCAGGACCAGATCAAGAGAGCCCTCAAGGTAAAGGAGCAGTACAAGCCAACCACCATGGAGAACTTCTGGTCCAAACTGCAGCACTTCAACTACAGTGAGATCCTCAAGCTCAGGCACCAGGAAAGGGACAACAAGGAAGAAGGCGCGGCCCAAGCCAGGCCAGTTGT AGACCTAAGGAATCAGATCAAGCCTGAAATGATAGAGCTAATCAGACAGCAAAGACTACGGTTCCTAGTTGAAGGAACCATGTTCAACAAATACAACCAAAGAGGACGTGCCCAAG atcgATTTTGGTTCTGTCGTCTTTCACCTAATCATAAGATGATACATCATGGTGATATAGAAACTCACCAATCACCACCAAGCTACGAAGCTCTCACCAACAAGA tTGCTGTGGCTGATATTCAGGAGATCCAGACAGGGAAGGACTGCCAGCATGTCCGCAATGTCAGG GTTGATGGTAGCTTAGCCTTCTCCATCTTACATCAGCTAGACCATCGTCTAGATTTCATCGCCAGGTCACAAGAGATG TTTGACATGTGGACGGACGGTCTTAACGTGCTCCTAGGTAAACCCATGCAGAGCAAGCAGAAGGAGGCTGACCTGGAAGCACTTCTTGGGATGGAGATGAAGATTCGTCTCTTGGACATGGTTAACATCCCCATCCCCACCACGGCTCCTGTCATACCACCCCCACCCACGGATTATAACTTCTATTATGACCAGATATGA